The following are from one region of the Sandaracinus amylolyticus genome:
- a CDS encoding GIY-YIG nuclease family protein yields the protein MIYFVRAVGTPYVKVGFASEDVAARVATLQCGCPHLLAILGVIDGDMTAEAELHRVLGHRRVRGEWFAIEGESLPALLDEIDAARRGRAAWNASDARGPAFLGERIAHRVGALRDELQKLRDVVSSMGIDTGHEGRIDAAIEALR from the coding sequence ATCTACTTCGTCCGTGCAGTCGGCACGCCGTACGTGAAGGTCGGCTTCGCCTCGGAGGACGTGGCGGCGAGGGTCGCGACGCTGCAGTGCGGGTGCCCGCACCTGCTCGCGATCCTCGGCGTGATCGACGGCGACATGACGGCAGAGGCCGAGCTCCACCGGGTGCTCGGACACCGACGCGTGCGGGGCGAGTGGTTCGCGATCGAGGGCGAGTCGCTACCCGCGCTACTCGATGAGATCGACGCGGCGCGGCGCGGTCGTGCCGCGTGGAACGCGTCGGACGCGAGGGGCCCCGCGTTCCTCGGCGAGCGGATCGCGCACCGGGTCGGAGCGCTGCGCGACGAGCTCCAGAAGCTCCGCGACGTCGTGTCGTCGATGGGCATCGACACGGGGCACGAGGGCCGGATCGATGCCGCGATCGAGGCGCTCCGATGA